From the genome of Candidatus Hadarchaeales archaeon, one region includes:
- the cofC gene encoding 2-phospho-L-lactate guanylyltransferase, whose protein sequence is MTFVSTDVGDWYKNVSRIRYCSDLQDSTLVSLLELASGKIFLDDWMSARPWLIIPIKDLSLAKSSLQNCLNPEERKKLIMAMLTDVLTSAKRVQSLDRICVLSPNEEILKFASNLGIRTIREPGLSLNPALEFAISRAKAEGADSVLIIPGDVPLITPRDIREIISLAEEEKVVVISPSKDRGTNALLLKPPDVISLKFGGESFPVHLKEAFKTGAKVKIYHSESIAFDIDKPEDLLKVKIVAPHTRTADFLSSLEKDRILDNKV, encoded by the coding sequence ATGACATTTGTTTCGACAGACGTTGGTGACTGGTATAAAAACGTTTCTCGAATACGTTATTGTTCGGATCTTCAAGATTCCACCCTCGTCTCATTATTAGAACTCGCGTCTGGAAAAATATTTTTGGATGATTGGATGTCTGCCCGCCCTTGGCTGATTATTCCCATAAAGGATCTCTCTTTGGCAAAGTCATCCCTCCAAAATTGCCTGAATCCTGAGGAGAGAAAAAAACTCATAATGGCGATGCTTACCGACGTGCTGACCTCAGCAAAAAGAGTTCAGAGTTTGGACAGGATATGTGTGCTCTCTCCGAATGAAGAAATACTTAAATTCGCGTCAAATCTCGGGATTCGGACAATTCGAGAACCGGGTCTATCTCTGAACCCAGCGCTGGAGTTTGCAATCAGTCGAGCAAAAGCAGAAGGAGCCGATTCAGTTTTGATAATTCCCGGTGATGTTCCCCTCATAACACCGAGAGATATAAGAGAAATTATTTCACTTGCGGAGGAAGAGAAGGTTGTCGTGATTTCGCCTTCGAAAGACAGAGGTACAAACGCGCTTCTGCTGAAACCCCCGGATGTCATTTCTCTCAAATTCGGGGGAGAGAGTTTCCCGGTACATTTAAAGGAAGCCTTCAAAACTGGCGCAAAAGTCAAGATTTACCATTCGGAATCTATCGCTTTTGACATAGACAAACCCGAAGACCTCCTCAAAGTAAAAATTGTTGCTCCACACACTCGAACAGCAGATTTCCTTTCATCTTTAGAAAAAGACAGAATACTTGACAACAAGGTATAA
- a CDS encoding DEAD/DEAH box helicase: protein MKGRHGRDFDQLEEKFLEGIGEPSPSAFVPSPFQEEALRCVLQKDTIVVAPTGSGKTWIAEQAIRSFIKLGKECWYTTPLKALSNQKYDYFKRIFGEENVGLLTGERKENPTAFIIVATTEILRNSLYGEGKPPDFVVLDEAHYIADPERGVTWEEIIILSPSETRLLLLSATISNSDELAEWMGKVRGEEPSLIRVDERPVPLRYGFLHAGGWVLPLREKIIGKLGDRDARVPFNPVKIVSILKEKDLIPVIVFLPRRRDCDEAVRTFRGQKWIGRERRMEIFAQVAEETPVLWDHPLLEQLIDAGVAPHHAGHLTGWKVAVERMLSAGLIQAVFATTTLAAGLDVPARTVALPTVMTRDESGTRLLTPLEFHQMSGRAGRRGKDRVGFVIFVPREKRMLYDAVSLSKSPPEPLKSAFSVAYYQILSLLGRHGLQGTIKIFEKSLLFYQMSKLGRKKEKKVRNLMMQEFGRRINILKSLGYLTDSLELTEDGEWACMITHASFLYLAEFVRRGLYRGLSPAALAGTVAALIGERSPRRKLALLDISRVIGLLRDIWRMEKKAGIYSERPSLEAARGRASCVYMWASGAKWQEVVELSRMEEGDLQRLILQTAEALHQLEGLSLPISSLAKEAKKLILREPVI from the coding sequence TTGAAAGGACGTCACGGGAGAGATTTTGATCAGCTTGAAGAAAAATTTCTAGAGGGAATAGGAGAACCCTCGCCATCTGCTTTCGTACCTTCACCTTTCCAAGAGGAAGCTCTGAGATGCGTTCTTCAGAAAGACACTATTGTCGTTGCACCGACTGGAAGCGGAAAAACTTGGATTGCGGAGCAGGCAATCAGAAGTTTCATCAAACTAGGCAAAGAGTGTTGGTATACCACGCCCCTTAAAGCCCTTTCTAACCAAAAGTATGACTACTTCAAGAGAATTTTTGGGGAAGAGAATGTAGGTCTTCTCACCGGAGAGAGAAAAGAAAATCCAACTGCTTTCATAATCGTCGCCACCACAGAGATCCTCAGGAACTCTCTTTATGGCGAGGGAAAACCACCCGATTTTGTCGTCTTGGACGAAGCCCACTACATCGCAGATCCTGAGCGTGGTGTTACGTGGGAAGAAATCATAATCCTTTCTCCCTCAGAAACACGTTTGCTACTTCTCTCAGCTACCATCTCAAACTCAGATGAACTGGCTGAGTGGATGGGAAAAGTCCGGGGTGAAGAGCCTAGCCTAATAAGGGTTGACGAGAGGCCAGTTCCCCTCAGATATGGTTTTTTACATGCTGGCGGCTGGGTTCTTCCGCTGAGAGAAAAAATCATCGGCAAACTCGGCGATAGGGATGCTAGAGTGCCCTTTAATCCGGTAAAAATCGTTTCAATCTTAAAAGAAAAGGATCTCATACCAGTTATCGTTTTCCTTCCGCGCAGAAGAGACTGTGATGAAGCCGTGAGGACCTTCCGCGGGCAAAAATGGATTGGCCGGGAAAGACGGATGGAGATCTTTGCTCAGGTCGCGGAGGAAACGCCAGTTTTATGGGACCATCCCCTCTTAGAGCAGCTCATAGATGCCGGCGTGGCACCACACCATGCTGGCCATTTGACTGGCTGGAAGGTTGCTGTGGAAAGAATGCTTTCGGCCGGTCTCATCCAAGCAGTCTTTGCAACGACAACTCTCGCCGCTGGGCTCGATGTTCCGGCAAGAACCGTTGCTCTCCCGACGGTTATGACAAGAGATGAGAGTGGCACTCGCCTTCTCACACCGCTTGAATTCCATCAGATGAGCGGAAGGGCTGGCAGAAGAGGAAAAGATAGGGTAGGTTTTGTGATTTTTGTCCCGAGAGAAAAAAGAATGCTGTATGACGCCGTCTCGCTCTCCAAATCTCCGCCGGAACCTCTGAAATCCGCCTTCTCTGTTGCATATTATCAGATTTTGAGTCTACTTGGCAGACACGGTCTTCAGGGAACTATCAAAATCTTCGAAAAAAGCCTTTTGTTTTACCAAATGTCAAAACTCGGCAGAAAGAAGGAGAAAAAAGTTAGAAACCTGATGATGCAGGAGTTTGGGAGGAGAATAAACATTCTGAAGTCTCTTGGATATCTGACAGATTCTCTAGAGTTGACAGAAGATGGGGAGTGGGCCTGTATGATAACTCACGCATCTTTTCTCTATCTTGCGGAGTTTGTAAGAAGGGGCCTCTACCGCGGGCTTTCTCCAGCCGCTCTAGCAGGAACTGTTGCAGCACTCATTGGGGAAAGGTCACCCAGACGTAAGCTGGCTCTCCTTGATATTTCGCGTGTAATCGGTTTACTCCGCGACATCTGGAGGATGGAGAAGAAAGCGGGGATCTACAGCGAGAGACCTTCTTTAGAGGCAGCTCGTGGAAGAGCCAGTTGCGTCTATATGT
- the thiC gene encoding phosphomethylpyrimidine synthase ThiC: MKDACRGEITEEMKKVAEIEEISPEVLRRRIASGRVIIPKNIIREIEPIGIGEGLKVKVNANVGTSPDYVDLEEELRKALVAVKYGADTIMDLSIGGDIDLIRRKILQSVNVPVGTVPIYQAAMEATKKGQDIVDMNSDDIFNAIRKHAADGVDFVTVHCALTLDALKIVKKSDRILRMVSRGGSLLAAWMIHNEKENPLYAEFDYLLEIAKEYDLTLSIGDALRPGSLADASDIPQMLELLVAADLVRKARNNHVQVMVEGPGHLPLDQIEANVKLEKAVCDGAPYYLLGPLVTDIAAGYDHIAAAIGGAVAAWAGADLLCYVTPGEHLCLPDVEDVREGVIAAKIAAHAADVARGFGMKRDEEMSEARRRFDWEKQIALSLDPEKAREMRSRKPPILDPKTCSMCSQLCAVKLASKYLSKLEDDR, encoded by the coding sequence ATGAAAGATGCGTGTAGAGGAGAGATAACGGAAGAAATGAAGAAAGTCGCTGAGATAGAAGAAATCTCACCAGAAGTCTTGAGGAGAAGAATAGCCTCCGGCCGCGTAATCATTCCGAAAAACATCATAAGAGAAATCGAACCCATCGGAATTGGCGAAGGTCTAAAAGTGAAAGTGAATGCAAATGTTGGAACATCCCCAGACTACGTCGATCTTGAGGAGGAACTGCGTAAAGCATTGGTTGCCGTGAAATATGGCGCAGACACAATAATGGATCTAAGCATAGGTGGGGACATAGATTTGATAAGACGCAAAATTCTCCAGTCGGTCAATGTTCCCGTGGGGACCGTTCCGATTTATCAGGCGGCGATGGAGGCAACGAAAAAAGGTCAAGACATCGTCGACATGAATTCCGACGACATTTTTAATGCTATTAGAAAACACGCTGCGGATGGCGTCGATTTCGTTACCGTGCACTGTGCCCTAACACTGGACGCTCTCAAGATCGTTAAAAAGAGTGACAGAATTCTACGGATGGTCAGCAGAGGTGGATCACTTTTGGCTGCTTGGATGATTCACAACGAGAAAGAAAACCCGCTCTATGCAGAATTCGATTATCTTTTGGAAATAGCGAAGGAATACGATCTAACACTGAGCATTGGCGACGCTCTTAGGCCTGGCAGTTTGGCGGATGCAAGCGATATACCGCAGATGTTAGAGTTGCTTGTGGCAGCTGACCTCGTCAGAAAAGCGAGAAACAATCACGTTCAAGTAATGGTTGAAGGTCCAGGTCATCTCCCGCTCGACCAAATCGAGGCAAACGTGAAATTGGAAAAAGCCGTTTGTGACGGGGCACCATATTATCTACTTGGTCCGCTTGTGACGGATATCGCAGCGGGATATGACCACATCGCGGCAGCCATCGGAGGAGCTGTTGCGGCGTGGGCGGGCGCAGATTTGCTTTGTTATGTAACTCCAGGCGAGCATTTATGTCTTCCGGATGTGGAGGATGTGCGGGAAGGAGTAATCGCTGCCAAAATCGCTGCCCACGCTGCGGACGTCGCAAGAGGTTTTGGAATGAAAAGGGACGAAGAAATGTCTGAGGCGAGAAGAAGATTTGACTGGGAAAAGCAGATCGCGCTTTCGCTTGATCCCGAAAAGGCAAGAGAGATGAGGAGTAGAAAACCGCCCATACTTGATCCAAAGACGTGCAGCATGTGTTCACAGCTTTGTGCTGTCAAGCTTGCTTCCAAATATCTATCCAAGCTAGAAGACGACAGGTAG
- a CDS encoding LysE family transporter has product MFEILIQIPIGFFVALSGALIPGPLLAYVTAKSTEEGRQIGPLVVVGHLAVEVVILLLLLAGIGYVLAHPLLERTIGLTGGFLLILIASSSLRSLRARRYKIQVTCFHPFVGGVLFSSIFNPTVPLWWVGVGFALLLQAYSVASFAGVAAWLIGHYAADFGWFSLVSHLVSSSHAAVEKIRILLLRICVVILLLLGLYLVVKYSVFF; this is encoded by the coding sequence ATGTTCGAGATACTCATACAGATTCCAATAGGTTTTTTCGTTGCACTCTCCGGGGCGTTAATTCCGGGTCCTCTGCTCGCCTATGTGACTGCGAAATCGACCGAGGAGGGCAGACAGATCGGGCCATTGGTTGTGGTAGGCCACTTGGCAGTCGAAGTCGTTATCCTTCTTCTACTTCTCGCCGGTATCGGTTATGTTCTTGCCCATCCACTTCTGGAGAGAACGATAGGTCTAACCGGAGGTTTTCTTCTGATTTTGATCGCTTCCTCGAGTCTACGGAGTTTGCGCGCCAGAAGATACAAGATCCAAGTAACCTGTTTCCACCCTTTTGTTGGAGGGGTCCTCTTCAGTAGCATTTTCAATCCGACAGTTCCGCTCTGGTGGGTGGGGGTAGGTTTCGCTCTTCTTCTCCAGGCATATTCTGTTGCGTCTTTCGCTGGTGTCGCAGCTTGGCTGATAGGTCACTATGCAGCCGACTTCGGATGGTTTTCCTTAGTTTCCCACCTCGTAAGTTCGAGTCATGCAGCGGTTGAAAAAATCAGAATTTTGCTCCTCCGGATATGTGTTGTCATTCTCCTTTTGCTAGGATTATACCTTGTTGTCAAGTATTCTGTCTTTTTCTAA
- a CDS encoding TrpB-like pyridoxal phosphate-dependent enzyme yields MERTKFLLDEEDIPRYWYNIQADLPTPLDPPLNPKTGEPVKPEDLLAIFPKALIEQEVSRERWIPIPEEVLEIYRLWRPTPLYRARRLERMLKTPARIYYKWEGVSPPGSHKPNTAVAQAYFNMKEGVERLTTETGAGQWGSALAFATMLFNLKCTIYMVKASYNQKPYRRILMEIWGAECIPSPSNRTQFGRKVLEQDPNCPGSLGIAISEAIEDAVTHENTKYSLGSVLNHVLLHQTVVGLEAKKQLEMLDEYPDVVFGCVGGGSNFAGLVFPFLADKLSGKKPDLRAVSCEPKACPTLTKGVYTYDYGDTAEMTPLLKMYTLGHTYVPPPIHAGGLRYHGDAPLLCKLTKEGYMEAVAYHQTEIFEAASIFAKAEGFVIAPETAHAVKAVIDEAIRCRQTGEEKVILFNCSGHGHFDLQAYAEFLEKKLQNYEYPEEKIREALSKLPKIPGFSQ; encoded by the coding sequence ATGGAAAGAACGAAATTCCTACTCGATGAAGAGGATATTCCAAGGTACTGGTATAACATTCAGGCGGATCTGCCCACACCTCTTGACCCGCCTCTTAATCCGAAAACAGGTGAACCCGTAAAACCAGAAGATCTTCTTGCGATTTTCCCAAAGGCGCTGATAGAGCAGGAAGTTTCACGCGAGCGCTGGATTCCGATACCTGAAGAAGTGCTGGAAATCTATCGACTCTGGCGTCCAACACCTCTTTACAGAGCCAGGAGATTGGAGCGGATGCTGAAGACCCCAGCCCGAATCTATTACAAGTGGGAAGGTGTAAGCCCGCCCGGGAGTCATAAACCGAACACTGCCGTGGCTCAGGCATACTTCAACATGAAGGAAGGTGTAGAAAGACTGACAACGGAGACAGGGGCCGGTCAGTGGGGCAGCGCCTTAGCCTTTGCAACAATGTTGTTTAACTTGAAGTGTACAATTTATATGGTCAAAGCGAGCTACAACCAGAAACCCTATCGAAGAATCTTAATGGAGATATGGGGAGCCGAATGTATACCAAGCCCGAGCAACAGAACGCAGTTTGGCAGAAAGGTTTTAGAACAAGATCCAAATTGTCCAGGCAGTCTAGGAATCGCGATCTCCGAGGCAATAGAGGATGCAGTAACTCACGAAAATACGAAATATTCTCTTGGAAGCGTTTTGAACCACGTTCTTCTTCATCAAACGGTAGTGGGACTTGAGGCGAAAAAGCAGCTGGAAATGCTTGACGAGTATCCGGACGTAGTATTTGGATGCGTTGGAGGAGGAAGCAATTTTGCCGGCTTAGTCTTTCCATTTTTGGCCGACAAGCTTAGTGGAAAGAAACCGGATCTCCGTGCCGTGTCATGTGAACCGAAAGCCTGTCCTACACTCACCAAGGGGGTCTACACTTACGACTATGGAGACACGGCGGAAATGACTCCTCTTCTAAAGATGTACACGCTTGGTCACACGTACGTTCCACCACCTATCCACGCCGGTGGTTTGAGATATCATGGTGACGCCCCTCTCTTGTGCAAATTAACAAAAGAAGGGTATATGGAAGCAGTCGCATACCATCAAACAGAAATTTTTGAAGCGGCAAGCATTTTCGCCAAAGCCGAAGGATTTGTCATTGCTCCAGAGACAGCCCACGCTGTGAAAGCCGTGATAGACGAAGCAATCCGGTGTCGCCAGACTGGGGAGGAGAAGGTCATCCTATTCAATTGTAGCGGGCACGGCCACTTTGACTTACAGGCATATGCAGAATTCTTGGAGAAAAAGTTGCAGAATTACGAATATCCTGAAGAAAAAATAAGAGAAGCCCTATCAAAGTTGCCCAAAATACCCGGGTTTTCGCAATAA
- the yjjX gene encoding inosine/xanthosine triphosphatase, with protein sequence MIFVAVGSKNRTKIKATERAFRKAFGRVRVESVEIDSGISPQPMTAVEAVKGAMNRAKKAIKLLDADFGVGIEGGAVRLCGRWFTTGFVAIVNREGKISIGTSGWFECPGKVVKELKRGIELGEVMERLTGEKKIKEGKGAIGIFTKGHVDRTALYEHGVWMALCKFLSPEFFK encoded by the coding sequence ATGATATTTGTTGCCGTGGGATCGAAAAACAGGACAAAAATAAAAGCAACGGAGAGAGCCTTTCGGAAAGCTTTCGGAAGAGTAAGAGTGGAGTCTGTGGAGATAGACTCCGGTATCTCACCACAGCCAATGACTGCGGTCGAAGCCGTGAAGGGTGCAATGAATAGGGCAAAAAAGGCGATCAAGCTTCTTGATGCAGATTTTGGAGTCGGGATAGAAGGTGGAGCTGTAAGGCTCTGCGGAAGGTGGTTTACAACCGGTTTTGTTGCTATAGTCAACAGGGAGGGCAAAATTTCGATCGGGACATCAGGATGGTTTGAGTGCCCTGGAAAGGTTGTAAAAGAACTTAAAAGGGGAATCGAGCTTGGAGAAGTTATGGAAAGATTAACAGGAGAAAAGAAAATAAAGGAAGGAAAAGGCGCAATAGGTATATTCACAAAGGGGCACGTGGATAGAACTGCCCTATATGAGCATGGAGTTTGGATGGCACTTTGCAAATTTCTCTCCCCAGAGTTCTTCAAGTGA
- the cofG gene encoding 7,8-didemethyl-8-hydroxy-5-deazariboflavin synthase subunit CofG: protein MKIRTITYSRNVFIPVTNVCRNKCHYCGFRRDPHNGWLMKPDEIKALGERARAAGYCEALITLGERPEVYPSYSLKLSDLGYRTTVDYLVDISRMMLNMNLLPHTNAGSITYEEMKKLRRYNASMGLMLECATRLPAHEESPGKRPEIRLEVIRNAGELKIPFTTGLLIGIGESRKDRLFSLFEIKKLQERYGHIQEVIIQPFSPKPNTVMESCPPPSLSEVIWTVRKAREILEDVAIQVPPNLIDLSPPNVLAILDAGANDFGGISPITPDFINPENPWPEVEKLRTIVESLGFRLRERLPIYPKFVMDEQFMSAEVKRIVRSLSDEAGYRAG, encoded by the coding sequence TTGAAGATCCGAACAATAACGTATTCGAGAAACGTTTTTATACCAGTCACCAACGTCTGTCGAAACAAATGTCATTATTGTGGATTCAGGAGAGACCCGCACAATGGATGGCTGATGAAACCTGATGAGATAAAGGCACTCGGAGAAAGGGCAAGAGCCGCTGGTTACTGTGAGGCTCTTATAACGCTGGGGGAGAGACCAGAAGTTTATCCGTCGTATTCGCTCAAATTATCAGACCTGGGTTATAGAACTACTGTCGATTATCTTGTAGATATCTCCAGAATGATGCTCAACATGAATCTCCTACCTCACACAAACGCTGGCTCAATTACCTACGAGGAGATGAAAAAACTTCGCCGATATAACGCGAGCATGGGACTGATGCTGGAATGTGCAACCAGATTGCCAGCTCATGAAGAGAGTCCAGGCAAAAGGCCTGAGATTAGACTTGAGGTGATAAGAAATGCCGGCGAGCTTAAAATCCCGTTCACGACTGGACTTCTAATTGGAATCGGCGAAAGCCGAAAAGATCGCTTATTTTCCCTTTTTGAGATAAAAAAGCTCCAAGAAAGATATGGGCATATTCAAGAGGTGATAATCCAACCATTCTCACCAAAACCAAACACCGTTATGGAAAGTTGTCCGCCCCCGTCTCTATCGGAAGTTATATGGACTGTTAGGAAAGCTAGAGAAATTTTGGAAGATGTTGCCATACAAGTTCCCCCAAACCTGATTGACCTGTCACCACCAAACGTTCTTGCGATACTAGATGCCGGTGCAAACGATTTCGGAGGGATCTCTCCAATCACGCCAGATTTTATAAATCCTGAAAATCCCTGGCCAGAAGTGGAGAAACTGAGAACGATCGTTGAATCGCTGGGTTTCCGTTTGCGCGAACGTCTACCGATTTATCCCAAGTTTGTGATGGATGAGCAATTTATGTCTGCGGAGGTGAAGAGAATTGTCCGAAGTTTGTCTGATGAAGCCGGT
- a CDS encoding S16 family serine protease, whose product MPRKLSHQRFRRKRRYGVLHLVVALIVGMLTGVLATYGFMKISLTLEEKESSIKTNLTGWIKNARAATIPIVAVGSTDQGEFGVVCTLAVKIEPGDGYVYVGIDPTLVGFDFQDADRTAIKVAAKLAGYQLDADGVGLAGYDVKFIVVGPGERVRVEAIDGPSAGAATTIALLSVLENRKIKSGYAITGTIQEDGSIGPVGGVFHKAAAAAENGARVFLVPKGQSKVTVYERVVEQIFPGFSWVSYRPKIIDLNEYFAGYGLSVVEVSTIEEAASLMLE is encoded by the coding sequence ATGCCGAGGAAGCTCTCACACCAACGTTTCAGGAGGAAGCGAAGATATGGAGTGCTCCATCTTGTCGTAGCGTTAATTGTAGGAATGCTTACAGGAGTTTTAGCAACGTACGGATTCATGAAAATCTCTCTAACCCTGGAAGAAAAAGAGAGCAGCATAAAGACAAATCTGACCGGCTGGATAAAGAACGCCCGTGCAGCAACGATTCCGATAGTAGCTGTTGGTTCGACTGATCAGGGAGAATTTGGAGTAGTTTGTACGCTTGCCGTCAAAATAGAGCCAGGGGATGGTTACGTCTATGTCGGGATCGACCCAACGTTGGTTGGTTTCGATTTTCAAGATGCTGATAGAACTGCGATAAAAGTTGCGGCAAAACTTGCCGGATATCAGCTGGATGCGGATGGGGTTGGCTTAGCAGGTTACGATGTGAAATTTATCGTGGTTGGTCCAGGTGAAAGAGTAAGGGTGGAGGCGATCGACGGACCAAGCGCCGGGGCGGCGACCACTATTGCTTTACTTTCCGTTCTCGAAAACCGCAAGATAAAAAGCGGATACGCTATCACGGGAACAATTCAGGAGGATGGTTCGATTGGACCGGTTGGTGGAGTTTTTCACAAGGCGGCAGCTGCAGCTGAAAACGGAGCGAGAGTTTTCCTCGTCCCAAAAGGCCAGAGCAAGGTTACTGTTTACGAACGGGTTGTTGAGCAGATCTTTCCAGGATTCAGCTGGGTGAGCTACAGGCCCAAAATAATAGATCTCAATGAATATTTCGCCGGTTACGGACTATCGGTAGTAGAGGTCTCCACGATAGAGGAGGCCGCTTCTCTAATGCTCGAATGA
- the sfsA gene encoding DNA/RNA nuclease SfsA → MRGIILLKLPEVFPCRIIKRINRFTVRISIGRKVTKASLNNTGRLEELLLYNASGYCLRGRGKLPYRLFAISGEKLASVIDTRMQAEAFEVALARSLIPIFRSYRLARRNIRVGSSIIDYKLEGKNELVVELKSAVLRLNDLGGYPDCPTERGRKQIEDLINYARSGGNSAIFFVTSLEGVRGITPNITADPQLYLLMEKASRAGVRMRGMNILFDPKRRNIILSNPDLPVVF, encoded by the coding sequence ATGCGGGGCATCATACTTCTGAAGCTTCCCGAAGTTTTTCCCTGCAGAATAATCAAAAGAATCAACAGATTCACGGTTAGGATAAGCATAGGGAGGAAGGTGACAAAAGCTAGTCTGAATAACACGGGCAGGCTTGAAGAGTTGTTGCTTTACAACGCTTCAGGATACTGTCTTAGGGGACGGGGAAAGCTTCCCTACAGACTGTTTGCGATAAGTGGGGAAAAACTTGCAAGCGTTATTGACACAAGAATGCAGGCGGAAGCTTTTGAGGTAGCGCTCGCCAGAAGTCTCATCCCCATTTTTCGGAGTTACCGGTTGGCTAGAAGAAATATCAGAGTCGGCAGTTCAATCATAGACTATAAGCTTGAAGGAAAAAACGAGCTCGTTGTGGAGCTCAAAAGTGCTGTCTTGAGGTTAAACGATTTGGGCGGATATCCGGACTGTCCCACCGAGAGGGGAAGAAAACAAATAGAAGATCTCATAAACTATGCTCGATCTGGCGGAAATTCTGCGATATTTTTCGTTACAAGTCTGGAAGGCGTCCGAGGAATAACGCCAAACATAACAGCCGATCCCCAACTTTATCTTCTTATGGAGAAAGCAAGCCGAGCTGGCGTTCGAATGAGGGGAATGAACATTCTTTTCGACCCGAAAAGACGAAATATTATTCTGTCCAACCCAGATCTACCTGTCGTCTTCTAG